One Phocaeicola dorei genomic region harbors:
- a CDS encoding AAA family ATPase, which yields MIIQFTIGNFLSFKEQSTLSLAASALKEIQVPAEDIIFSVGTAGLLLMKSAVVYGANASGKSNFIKAFEFFKWYVINSSKDIQAGERVNIESFRLNSLTAGEPSYFEAIFCDEDNQYRYGFEADNSSVHSEWLYQKANKKRAKEVELFYREKDSFDIHTKFAVGKELAGKRMVRANALLLSVAAQFNDPTAVEIMKWLNDTTIISGSNDEKIWNTATIQLDDITMKQRIVEFSRYADLGIENIEKIDNTIVSTHTQYDDEGNEVKAVTFPFRKNESEGTIKYFSLAYPIIDALDNGKRLIIDEFDSKMHPLLTCRIITLFNSKETNPKNAQLIFTTHDTNLLSANIFRRDQIWFTQKDRYGATELYSLAEYKVRNDASFEKDYLSGKYGAIPIVGDLTRLFNTQEK from the coding sequence ATGATTATTCAATTTACAATAGGAAATTTTCTATCTTTTAAAGAACAGTCTACATTGTCATTAGCGGCATCGGCTTTGAAAGAAATACAGGTTCCGGCTGAAGATATAATCTTTAGTGTAGGGACTGCCGGATTATTGTTAATGAAGAGTGCGGTTGTTTACGGTGCCAATGCATCCGGTAAATCCAATTTCATTAAAGCATTTGAGTTCTTCAAGTGGTATGTGATAAATTCATCGAAGGATATTCAGGCAGGGGAACGTGTCAATATAGAAAGTTTCCGGTTAAATTCGCTTACAGCAGGTGAACCAAGTTATTTTGAAGCCATATTCTGTGATGAGGATAATCAATATCGTTATGGTTTTGAAGCTGACAATTCATCGGTACATTCGGAATGGCTCTATCAAAAAGCTAATAAGAAAAGGGCTAAGGAGGTGGAATTATTCTACCGGGAAAAAGACAGTTTTGATATTCATACCAAGTTTGCCGTTGGTAAAGAGCTTGCAGGTAAACGAATGGTGAGAGCAAATGCACTATTACTTTCTGTTGCGGCACAATTCAATGATCCGACGGCAGTGGAGATCATGAAATGGTTGAACGATACCACTATTATTTCAGGTTCTAATGATGAGAAGATATGGAATACCGCCACCATCCAACTGGATGACATCACAATGAAACAGCGAATTGTGGAGTTTTCCCGTTATGCTGATTTAGGTATTGAAAATATTGAAAAAATTGATAATACTATTGTCAGTACGCATACACAATACGATGATGAAGGTAATGAAGTCAAAGCTGTTACCTTCCCATTCAGGAAAAATGAATCGGAAGGTACAATAAAGTATTTTTCTTTAGCATATCCCATTATTGATGCTTTGGATAATGGGAAGCGTCTGATTATAGATGAATTTGATTCCAAAATGCATCCACTTCTTACGTGTAGAATTATTACCTTGTTTAATTCAAAAGAAACAAATCCGAAAAATGCCCAATTGATTTTCACTACCCACGATACAAACTTGTTGAGTGCTAATATATTCCGACGAGATCAGATTTGGTTTACACAAAAAGACCGTTATGGAGCAACCGAACTTTATTCATTGGCAGAGTATAAAGTTCGTAATGATGCTTCGTTTGAAAAAGATTACCTGTCCGGAAAGTATGGAGCTATTCCAATTGTCGGAGATTTAACCCGTTTGTTTAATACGCAAGAAAAATAA
- a CDS encoding radical SAM protein has translation MAYQKTVPTPTDASIILTYRCPMKCKMCNIWFNPTNKSEEIKASDLRTLPKLKFINLTGGEPFVREDLAEIVEECYRHTDRIVISTSGWFEDRVVALAKKFPNIGIRISIEGLSCKNDELRGHAGGFDKGLRTLLTLKEMGLKDIGFGCTVSNNNSKDMLSLYQLSKSLGMEFATAAFHNSYYFHKEDNVITNKNEVCGDFKQLIEWQLKERHPKSWFRAWFNMGLINYIEGGRRMLPCEAGSANFFIDPFGDVYPCNGLEEKYWKKSMGNIHETPDFMTIWESEQAQEVRAMVRRCPKNCWMVGTASPVMHKYIKYPLKWALVNKLKSLQGKDICLEPKWCDVGQDSCQGDLREKF, from the coding sequence ATGGCTTATCAAAAAACTGTTCCTACTCCTACGGATGCAAGTATCATCCTGACTTATCGTTGTCCCATGAAGTGCAAGATGTGCAACATCTGGTTTAATCCCACCAACAAAAGCGAAGAGATAAAAGCGAGTGATTTGAGAACACTGCCTAAGTTGAAGTTTATCAACCTGACGGGTGGCGAACCTTTCGTCCGCGAGGATTTGGCGGAGATTGTGGAGGAATGCTACCGGCATACCGACCGTATTGTCATTTCGACCAGCGGATGGTTTGAGGATCGTGTGGTGGCGCTGGCAAAGAAGTTTCCAAATATCGGCATCCGCATCTCTATCGAGGGATTGAGTTGTAAGAACGATGAACTGCGTGGACATGCGGGTGGCTTCGACAAGGGACTTCGTACACTGCTGACATTGAAGGAAATGGGGCTGAAAGATATCGGTTTCGGTTGCACGGTGTCTAACAATAATTCTAAAGACATGCTTTCGCTCTACCAACTGAGCAAGAGCTTGGGGATGGAGTTCGCCACAGCTGCTTTTCATAATTCGTACTACTTCCACAAAGAAGACAATGTAATCACTAATAAAAATGAGGTGTGTGGTGACTTCAAGCAACTGATAGAATGGCAGCTGAAGGAGCGTCATCCGAAGAGCTGGTTCCGTGCCTGGTTCAATATGGGACTGATAAATTATATTGAAGGCGGTCGCCGTATGTTGCCTTGTGAGGCCGGTTCGGCTAACTTCTTCATTGATCCCTTTGGTGATGTATATCCTTGTAATGGGCTGGAAGAGAAGTATTGGAAGAAGTCGATGGGAAACATTCATGAAACTCCCGACTTTATGACTATATGGGAGAGTGAGCAGGCACAGGAGGTTCGCGCCATGGTGCGCCGTTGTCCCAAAAACTGCTGGATGGTGGGAACTGCCAGTCCTGTGATGCACAAGTATATTAAGTATCCGTTGAAGTGGGCGTTGGTTAATAAACTGAAGTCACTGCAAGGGAAAGATATTTGTCTAGAACCGAAATGGTGCGATGTAGGGCAAGACTCTTGTCAAGGTGATTTAAGGGAGAAATTCTGA